From a single Deltaproteobacteria bacterium genomic region:
- a CDS encoding c-type cytochrome, with product MLSKSQAKAFFLFGTAVCTAAFIGLTLDTFQRIPAQTKSQNLTPEIIRGKHLWDKNNCMGCHTLMGEGAYYAPELTKVYERRGETFVKSMLKDPQKMYPNDRKMVNYNFTDEEISDLTLFLKWIGEMDLNGFPAKPDLQGQGAVTSAAVSESVAGSVTKPAVFTQICVACHAVQGQGGTVGPALDGVGSKFDSDYLAKWISDPASVKPDSKMPKLPLKDSEISELVTYLSQLKGGK from the coding sequence ATGTTATCAAAATCACAAGCAAAAGCTTTCTTTCTTTTTGGAACTGCTGTCTGTACAGCGGCATTTATTGGTTTGACCTTGGATACATTTCAACGAATCCCAGCGCAAACGAAGTCCCAAAATTTAACTCCTGAAATTATTAGAGGTAAACATTTGTGGGATAAAAATAATTGTATGGGTTGTCATACTCTTATGGGTGAGGGGGCCTATTATGCTCCAGAACTGACCAAAGTTTATGAGCGTAGAGGTGAAACTTTTGTTAAATCTATGCTCAAGGATCCGCAGAAGATGTATCCCAATGATCGGAAGATGGTGAATTATAATTTTACTGATGAAGAAATTTCAGATTTAACTCTATTTTTAAAATGGATTGGCGAGATGGACTTAAATGGTTTTCCTGCAAAGCCTGATTTGCAAGGACAGGGTGCTGTTACAAGTGCTGCAGTTTCAGAATCAGTTGCCGGTAGTGTGACAAAGCCTGCCGTGTTTACACAAATATGTGTTGCCTGTCATGCTGTCCAAGGACAAGGCGGAACGGTTGGACCTGCACTTGATGGTGTTGGAAGTAAGTTTGATTCTGACTATCTTGCAAAATGGATTTCAGATCCAGCTTCGGTAAAGCCAGATTCTAAAATGCCAAAGTTGCCACTTAAAGATTCAGAAATTTCTGAGCTTGTTACTTATCTTTCACAACTCAAAGGGGGGAAATAG